The DNA sequence GATTTACTTGAAAAGTAGGTGACCGACTCGGTAGCTCAGCTGGTAGAGCAATACACTTTTAATGTATGGGTCCTGGGTTCGAATCCCAGCCGGGTCACCAAAAACCTGAACAGGTTTTAATCAGTTAAAAAGGCGCATTTTTATGCGCCTTTTCTATTTAATATCACTTGTTCATTTCTGAAACAAATGTCCCAAATATCTTGAAACTAATCAGTTTTTACGTCATTGTCTCCTATGATGTTTTCTGCAGGTAATGCTGTGATAAGCTCATGGGTCGTAAGCAATGCATGGGCATAAGTAGGACCGTTCAGAACATGGGCTGCATGCATCATTTCGGAAGTGAAGGCTGCTGTTGCATCTTTTACCAGAGTTACATGATATCCTAACTCCATAGCAAAACGGGCTGTACTTTCAACACAGGTGTTAGCGAGTAATCCTATAGCGATGACATGGGTGATGTCCCGTTGTTTGAGCAGCATATCCAGATCTGTATTGGCAAAACCACTTTGCGCCCAGTGTTCCTTGGCGATAATATCTCCTTCCTGAGGGGTAAAATCAGGATGCCATTCTCCTCCCCAGCTTCCTTTTGCGAAAGAATGACGTTCCATAATACCTATCTGAGTAGGGTTAGGAAATTTCCAGTATTGATAATCCGTAGATTCCCATCGTTTGTGTGGAACAATAAAGATCTGTATGTCGGCCTGCCTTACAGCTTTTACAATGCTTCGGAGATTATTTAATAAATTGTTACTTTCAGCAACTTCTTTCACTCTTGGCCACACTTTCCCACCTTCAGATAGAAAATCATTGTAAGGATCAATAAACAACAAGGCTGTTTTGCTGCGTTCATAGATTGGTGCTTCCATTTTCTTTTTTTATTTAATGTAAGATTAATTTTGTCTCAATGCATGCCTCTCAATACTTTTTGCAAACAGAGGAGTCTCGCTTTGATTGTGATGTATAGAGACTGGCTGTCGCTGGGTTTTAAAAAGTTCAAATGGGATACCCTGCTTTTCCAACCCTTTCATGAAATCCTCAGTGGGTCTGGATACAACTCTGTTGGTAAATTCACACGTATTATCATCTATCTTTTTTACGCTCATTTCCCAGTGTACTAAAACAGTAATACGGCCGGTAGGGGTAAAAACATCCGAAACTGACTCCAGAATAAGATGTGTAGGTTCCGAGACGGTTTCTATATAATGCTGTACCATTGGACTTCCTCCAAGTATTTCTACATTGATAGACATTCTCTTACCATCAGATGAGGTTGTAACGCCTGCCGAAATGTGAGCAGGAGAGCATGCCTGATATTCGTGCTCCGGAAGGGTGAAGCACCACTCCGGAATGTTGATTTTTTCAATCGGTGCGTTGATCACAGCAGAAAAGCTTGAGTCAACAATAATTGGTTTATTTTCCATGATAATTATACTTTAATTCATTTTAGTACATCAGTGAATTTATTTTTGTTTTCCTTTATTCCTGGGATCATCCAAAGGATTCATATAGCTTATTCCTAAAGGTCCATAGGCACTTACCTGAGTTTCATAACTACCTGATTTAGCCCAATGAAAATGCGGTGTATTTCCGGGAAGAACCACAACACTTCCCGGTGGATAAGCCTTTAATTGAGCAGCATCGAACTTTTCGCCTATGCCAATATAAAATACACCGCTTATGACTGTATATATTCTGTTTTCGGGATGTTTATGGGGAAGCAGTATCACATCAGCAGGTACTCTTACCCGAACGACATAAGGTGCTACCTTTTTCGGATCTCCTATCAGTACAGCAAGACGGGCTTCCGGTGGAAATGCCGGAAATGCAGACCATTTGATATTTTCTGCATAGATATCACCTAATTCATTATTGGATAAACTTTGAGCATTAGTCCGGTTTGTACTTAGAAATGCTGTGATGCAAAGCAGAGTTATGAAGTAATTTGTTTTTTTCATTTTTTAGAAATTAATTATTGTAGTGAAAACCGACAGGAATTGGACTTTGATTGTCTCATTACTTTTACCTGATCGATTGTATTCGGATGAATTTTAATACCGAAAAAATTACAGAACAAAATTCGGTAGAGTCTGGCAATGGATTACGTGACCTACATCACATAAACAGGGTGCTCAGCTATTATAATGGGTACAGTAAGTGGGGGAGATCAAACAAAAATGCCAAGTAAAAATGATAACTTTTACTTGGCGTTTTCTTGTTGTTAAGACTGAAGAAGCTGAGAAAATAAAATATTCTTATCCGGGAATATATTTCATCCTGATTTCTTCAGAAGAAGTACTGGTAACTTCCTCAAATCCTATTTTCCGATACAGATTGTAAGCTTTATCATTTCCGGGAGTAACCTCAAGAATGATTTCAATGCCATTAAAGTTCTGACAGGCTTCGGCAATAACAGCTTCAATCAATCCCTGACCGATATTTTTCCCCTGAAACTCTTTTTTGACATACATCTGGTAAATACTTCCGGTATTGTTTTCATTTTTAACAAACGTACAGATGCCGACAATTTCATTCTGTGCGAAAGCTCCATATACAAACCTTTCCGGTGTTTCTTCTTCAATATCGCTTTCTATCCGGAATTTTTTAATACTCAGAGCTTCCTGGTAGTTTGCGCCAAAGGCTTCAGGGAACTTTTCCAGACTTTCCAAACGGATAGCCCTGTAAATTTTACTTTCTTCAGGCAGAAGTTTTCGATAATTAATATTTATCATAGTTATTGATGCGTTGTTATCCGGATACAAATGTGTATATTATTTTGAATTTTCCCCTTAATCTGATAGGTTGAATTTCAATAATTATATTAAAATTTTCAAACTAGCCGATCTATTTGTAACAAATTTCATTTCAGATAGTCTTATTATAAAGAAAAACAGACTTTTTGATCGGAATAGTTTACAGAAACCGTTCAAAAAACTTAAGAAGATGTCTGTTTAAGGGGGAAAATTTTAGTACTTTATTTAAATGTTACATTTTTGCAAAATTAACTGCTTATTTCATAATAAGCATGATAATTTATGTATATTTATAACACTTATTGGGGAATAATATAGAATAACAGTAGAAATTTATCAACATATTTCAATGGAATATGTATAGGTAGATATAGGGAAAAGTGGAGCTGATGGAAAGAATTAGTTTGATCATTCTTACGAATAAAAAAATACATTCAAAGGATATAAAAAAAATAATAGCCTGTACAATCTGCATAGGGTTATTTTTATGTATGCTTTCATGCAGCGGTGATTCTCGGGATCAAGAAAGAGAAAATTTTGATACTTCTTTGTTAAACCAGACTTCGGACCTTCAGTTGTCAGGGGAATATGAAGTGCTTATCCGGCTGAATATAAAATACCTGAAAAAGGCTGCAAAAATGAAATATAAAGCTGGAAAAGGCCTTTGCTACCTGAATATGGCAGGGGTGAATGTTTCAGCAGGAAATTATGATAAAGCCCGTTTTTTTTTCAACAAAGCGGAGAAAGATTTGAAAAACTCTGAGAATAGCTATCATAAAGCAGCATTCTATAATGACTACAGTCTGTATTATTCTCATCTTAAACTAAATGACAAGGCTATTGAATGCAATAATAAAGCATTCTATTATCTAAAACAGGCCCAAAAAACAAGTCTTACTCAAAAACTTCTTCCAAGGCTGTATGTAAACAAAGGGATTTACTATGCATGGAAAGGGTGGTTCGGAACTTCTCTAAAATGTTTTAACAAAGCGAATGTACTGGAAAACTCGGCCTATAGCAATTGTATGGTTGCCCAATACTATTTATTTGTCCATAAACCAGATTCTGCCGGAATATATATTGAGCGTGCAGATGAGAAGATGCTAAGTCAAAAGACAACCGACGTAGAATCTCTCTGGGTTTACTATACCATGGGATATTACTATAACGAAGTGGATAACAGCGAGGAGGCCGAGAAAGCACTCAGGAAAGCCTTAGACATCAATATTAAAACAAGGCGTACATATTCTTCGCATATCAAAGAGGTTTATAAGGCACTGGCAGAACTGTATAAAAAAAAGAACGACGGAGGAAAGGCTTATTTCTATCTGAAGAAGTATATGGAAGAAGAAGGGAGGTTTGACGCCGCCCGATTTACCACGATGAATAAGGCAACCGAAGATTTTATTTCTGAAGTAAAGCAGGAGTCGGATTGGCATAAGAATGATCTTCCGCTGTTTATTGCCTTGTCTATCAGTGTTCTTACCTTTTCAGGAGTATATGTACGGAAGATAATTAACAATTTAAGGCTAAAGAAAAACTCCCTGAAAGAAGAAACGGATGAGCTGAAAAATCATGTGGAAACCAAGCAGCTGGAAGAAGTAATAGAACTTGCCAAGAGGAATGATTCTTCTTTTTTACTAAAATTCAAAGAACTGTATCCTGATTTTATAAAAGCGCTTTTGAAAATAAATCCTGACCTTGAAAATTCAGAACTGACTTTCTGTGCCATGCTGAAACTACGCTTCTCATCCAAAGAAATTGCAGACTATACTTTTGTACAGCACAAATCTGTACAACAGAAAAAATACAGGATCAGAAAAAGATTGAGTATCCCCGGAGAAACAGATATTTATGACTTTTTTGAAAACTTAACTGAATAAAGAATTTCATCACAATAAAAAATACCGGATTCTGTTTTATAAAAGAATTTATTATTGATTTCAGCAGGAACATCATTAAAGAATTTAAAAAAATTATTCTGAGAGATTTTTAATCCTAATTTATACAGGAATTTAGCTTAAATAGAGAAACATATGACACGTATTTTTCTTGTTGTTTTACTTATTATTTTGGTTTCGTGCCATTCTCATTCAAAGAAAGAGGCTGAAAAGAAATTTGATGTTTCCCTGCTGCAACAGAATGAGCAATTCAGAGTGGCGGGAGAATATGACTCTCTGATCAATCTCAACAAAAAGTATTACAAACTGGCTGATAAAATAAATTATGCAGACGGAAAAGCGCTGTGCTATATCAATCTGGCAGAACTTAATATTTCTTTAGAAAACTTTCAGAAGTCCCAGATTCTTTTCGATAATGCAAAAGAAATCCTGGATCAATCAGAAGATGATCTGCATAAAGCCAGATTTTATAATGTCTATGGCCGTTTCAATATGGAGCTCCGAAGAATTGACAAAGCTTTTCAATATAATAATGAAGCCATGAGCCTGATCCAGAAAAGTGGTCAGTCTGAGCTTAAAAATGATCTTCTTTTCAGTATTTATTTCAGGCAGGCTATCTATTTTATCCAAAAAAAGAATTACGAAAAAGCACTTGAATATTTTCACAAAGCCAAAAAGCTGGATAACTCAGGTCTTACGGATTGTGCTATAGGTGATTATGTTTATATGCATAAAAATAAAGACTCTGCATACAAATATGTAAGCACTGCTTACGATAAAGCCAATATAAGAGGGAAGGATGACGGGATAGCATTGTATGCCAATACTATTATGGGAGAATATTTTCTTACCAACAAACAATACGACAAGGCAGAAGAAACGCTTAAAAAAGCTCTGAAGATCAATGAGAAAACTAAACGTATCTATGCCTACTACGGAAAGTATATCTATAACGATCTCAGAGTGTTGTATGAACGCACGGGAGATAAAGAAAAAGCATATTTCTACCTGAAAGGCTATACAGATGCTTATTATAAAACCAATACGTCTTTACTGGCTACAATTAATCAGGATATGGAATCTTTTATTACGGGGGCCCAAAAGGATGCTGAACATCATAAAAGTAAGATATACTGGATTGTCTTTCTGTCACTTGCCGGTCTTTCTCTGCTGGGATTGTATGCCTGGAGAATTATCAGGGCTTTAGGGAAAAGAAAAGAGGTGCTTGCTATAGAAGCTGAAAATCTTAAAATCAGGATGAATGATAATAAACAGGAAGAGGTCTTAGAGCTTGGTAAGAAGAATGATCCTGAATTTCTGAACCGTTTTAAGGAAGTTTATCCTGAATTTATAGATCAACTTTTAACAATTAATCCTAATCTTGAAAGTTCTGAATTGATTTTTTGTGCAATGCTGAAACTGCATTTTACATCCAAAGAAATTGCAAGCTATACTTTAGTTCAGCACAGAAGTGTCCAGCAAAAAAAATACAGAATAAGAAAGAAACTGAATATTCCGGGAGAAACAGATATTTATCATTTCTTTGATACCTTGAAATAATTACAAAAAAAAACTGTCTGATTTATCAGGTCAGACAGTACTCGAAAATATTCTCTTTTCACCACTTGGATTTTTTTAGTGGTCTCTGGGTCAAATATGAAAATTTTTAACGAAAACAGAAAAAAACACTCTACTACATGGGTACTACATCGTGTATTTGTGTTTTTAAATCGCTGATACATAATGAGTTGTTTTTGTTGGTTGTTTTGGAGGTTTATTTATGAAAAAAAAGCTGATGATTCTAAACTGCTTCATTTTTTTAGCTCATATTTTTTATAATTTATCTTTTTGACTGTTGCTCAAGTAGCATTTAAGTATTACTTTCTTTCTGATTTTCAATTTCTTTTTTCGGTCACCTTTTGATCAGAATATTCAAAATATTTTATTCTTTAAAACTCTGCTGATTGATGAATATAAAAGAAGTGAAATATAAATTATTGATAATTAATAACTTATGATAAAGGTGTATCTGTGTAGTATCACCTTTTTTTGTTTTTTATTAAAAATATATAAGTTTTGTAGAGGGTTTTATTGTGAATGTTATACGATATGTTTGGTTTTGTTGAATTTATGATAATGGTGTCTTTGTGTTAAGATAACTATAGAAGAATAGAAACTGAAACAATCTTTGAATAAATATTTTCAATGAACTTTCCAAAATAACTTTAAATAAATCTATGAAAAAAAGAATTTTATTCGTTTGCGCATTAGCGTCTTGTTTTACGGTTTTCAATGCTCAGAGATGGGAATCTGTTTCTCAAAAATCTTCGGGTATAAGAGAAGGAGTCGAAGTGCAGCATTCTTACAGAGTTGATCTGAAGTCTCTGAGAGAAATGTTGAAAAATGCTGAAGAGACGGGAAAAAATGCACGTCCTGTTATTATTTCTTTACCAACAGCAGAAGGAAAAATTGAAAAATTTGCGGTCTATAGCAATCCTGTAATGGATCAATCTCTTGTAGACAGATATCAGCTGGGATCCTATGTAGGAATTGGCGTGGATGATGCTTCTAAGTATTTAAGATTCAGTACATCTCCTACAGATATGCAGTCTATGATCATTAAAGACGGTATATTTCAGTTTATAGAACCTATAAGTGCAGATAAGCAGACTTATGGCGTTTTTTATAAAACAAAGGAAAAAGGAGATGTGCATGGGTTTGAATGTGATACGGAGCATGATCTTAAAGAGATTGGTAAACTGGTGGAAAACGGAAAAAAGATGCTTTCCAATGTAGGAATTACCAACAGACCTACTAATACGAAATACAGAACTTTCAGAATGGCTATGGCTGTTACCGGTGAATATACACAATTTCACGGAGGTACGGTTGCCGGAGCTGTCGCTGCAATCAATAATACAATGACAAGGATCAATGGGGTTTTTGAGAGAGATTTTGGAGCTCACTTTAATGTGTTGGATCTTCCGGGAATTATTTATACAGATCCTGCTACCGATTTTTATATACCTCAGGCAGCAGCAGGAGATCCGTCATTAAACTTACAGCTGCAACAAAAGCTGACGGCAGATGTTGGAAATGCCAATTATGATATTGGGCACGTATTTCATCGCAATGTAGGACAAAGCAGAAATGGAAATGCCGGAGGAATAGGAATTGTTTGTACAAATCCTGCCACTAATACCTCCTTAGGAAAAGGTGCCGCTTTTTCAATGAGCCCTGACCCTGTAGGAGAGGTATTTGACTTAATGGCAGCTCACGAAATGGGACACCAGCTGGGAGCCAACCATACCTTCTCTATGAGAACTGAAGCTTCCGGTGCCAATGTAGAGCCTTGGGGAGGAACAACGATCATGGGATATCCGGGAATTACTCAGGATAATATTCAGGCCAATATGGATGGATATTTCCATTATAAATCTATTTCCCAGGTATTGAATAACCTCGAATCTAAAGTAGGATGTGGTGTTGCTGTTGATATCATAAACAATACCGCACCGGTAATTACACCTTTGGCTAATTATTCTATTCCTAAAGGAACTGCCTATTATCTGGATGCTGTAGCAGTAGATGCAGAAAGTGATCTTGTTACCTATACATGGGAACAGTACAACAGTGTAGGAGACAGGAATACCATTTCCGGAGATAGCGGATGGGGCTATAATGCAGAAGGAGCTATCGCGAGATCTTTACCGGGAACAGCTAACAGCAGAAGATATTTCCCTAAGCTGGAAACTGTATTGAATGGCGTACTGACAGATAAACAGGTATGGGAAACCGTTTCCTATATCCCAAGAACATTGAACTATGCAGTAACTGTAAGAGATCAGAATGCATTAAGACCAATGACTTCCACTGCTGAAACAGTTGTAACAGTAGGTAATGACGGACCTTTCAAATTCAGTGGACTTACCACAACATCTGTTTTATATAATGATGCTTCCAATACCATCACATGGGATGCTGCAAACACCAATAACGCTCCTTATAATGTCGTTGCTGTAAAAATAGATTATACAACCAATAACGGGGCTACATGGACAGATCTGGTAGCTTCTACACCCAATACGGGAAGTTATGCTGTACAAATGCCGGCTAATGTAACGGGGACTGTTAAATTAAGAATATCAGCCATAGGTAATATTTTCTATGCTGTATCTCCGGCTGTAACAGTAGGAACGGCTCCTACTTCTACTGCCGTTGCTCCAACGGGAGTTTCTGCAATAGAGACAGAAGTTTTAAAAACAACGGCGAGAATATCGTGGAATAAATTACCGGGAGCCACTTACTCTGTCAATTACAGAAAAGTAGGGGCTGCAAGCTGGTCGAATACAACAAGTGCTGCCAACTCTGTATTGTTGTCAAATCTTGAAGATGAAACCAATTATGAAGTACAGGTAGCTGCTGTTGTGAATAGTGTTCCTGGAGCATTCTCTACTAATTATGCCTTTAAAACAAAAGGGTTGAGAACGGGTTCAGATTATTGTTTAATGACTACAGGAGGAAATGGTGGAAGCTTTAATAGTGGTCTTGTAAAATTGACATTATCTAACCTGGCTTATGTATACACCGGATTGGATGTTTATAAAACATATCTTGACTTTAGTGAAGATGCAACTAAAGTTGTTAATTTAACAAAAGGAACTCAGTACACCGCAAGCTTTAGAAACCTTGCAGGCGGAAACTATAATGATTGGCTTGAAATCTGGATAGATTACAACAGAAACGGAGTCTTTGAAAACTCTGAAAAAGTAGTGACCAGTGGAGCTCTTCCTTTCTTTGCTGCCGCTGCTCAGGCTTACCTTCGTGATGGAAATGTGACATTTACAGTGCCTGATACGGCGTACTCTGGTGAAAAATTGTTGAGAATGAGAGTTGCAAGTACTTTCTTTAATGCAGCCAGCGGACCTTGCGGAAGTCCTACCGTACCTGTAACTGGTGGTGGAATCGTTTCTGTAGGTTCTTTCAGAGATTTTTCTGTGAAGATTTCGGAAAATGCTAACCTTGCTGTGAGAGATATTGTAGACACAAAATCTTACGAAGTATCTGTTTATCCTAACCCTGCAGATACATTTGTAGAAGTGAAAAACCTTAAAGGTAAAGCAGATTACAAAATCTACAGTGCTGACGGAAGACTAGTTCAGGAAGGTAAAATTGATGGAAAGATCAACGTTGCTTCTTTGGTAAAAGGAATGTATGTGATCTCTATAAAAGATGATAAGGATACTTATAATACTAAGTTAATCAAGAAATAACACAAATGAATCTCCGCATCAGGATCTAAAACGCGGAGAGAAAAAAGATTTATTTAACTGAAAAAGGCTGTCTCTGGTTGAGGCAGCCTTTTGTTTATGATGAAGTAAGATGACCATTAAAAAAGTCCAGCATGGTTGCCAATGACTTTTCAGAATGCATCCGTTCGCCGTTTTCCAGAGATTCCTGTGTGGCAATGGCAGCTCTCTTCCGCATGTGAAGTTCGTAGTTGGAAATCGCTTCCTGTAAAGTGCTGTAAGTATCATTCGTTAAATATTCACTCAGTTCAAGTGCGTCCAGCATAGCCATATTGGCACCTTCTCCTGCAAATGGAGGCATTACGTGGGCTGCATCGCCTATCAGAGTCAGATTGGATTGTGCTTCCCAGGTCTGATCTGAAGGCATAGCGTAGATCAGGCGCGGAATAAATGGAGTGGCAGCATTTTCAAACAATTCATTCCAGACGGGGCTCCATTCGGAATATTCTGTTTTGAACCATTGTAGTATCTGTGCATTATCAGAAAAATCAAGACCGCTGTCTGCAGGCCAGTTTTCATCAGCTTTAAAGCTTGCATAAAATCCCAGATCTCCGTTACCTTTCTGACCCAGCAGAATATTTTTGGTATTTCCGAATGCCATTATTTTTCCTCCTTTAATCATGGCATCAATCTGAGGAGCAGCTTCCTTTGAAACATTTCCTTCCAGCATGATAATTCCGGAATAAACAGGTTTAATATCAGTAAGATAAGGCCGTATTTTAGAATTAGCTCCATCACCTGCAATCACAAGATCTGCATATTCTGAAGTTCCGTTTTTAAAATGCATAAGCCATCCTTCATTCTGAGATTCCATCTTTAGAAAATGACTGTCCCAGACTACGGTCTCAGGATGTAGTGACTCTAAAAGCATATTCCTTAAAGGTCCGCGGTCTATTTCTGGACGGAAATGTTCCTCGCCAAAATCTTCTTCGGGTTTCATCTCATGATCATTGAAAAATATTTCTGCCTTTTCATTCATTATCAGTGTTCTGTCTGCTCCGGGGCGGAAAGTCTTTTTGAATTCCTCCAGCAGTTCTGCTTTACGGATGGCTGCTAATCCGGAATCTTCATGCATGTCGAGAGGAGAGCCCTGTACCCGTGCATTTTTATTGAAATCTCTTTCATATACTTTTACGTTGGCTCCTTTCAACTGTAAAAGTCTTGCCAGTGTAAGCCCTGCGGGACCGCCACCAACGATTGCTATTGATTTGTTTTCTATCAGCATTGTTAATTTAAATTTTACAATGCAAATTTATTTTCCTTTCAATACGGATAATAGTACAAATCGGTCGTTTTTATTTTTGGATAATTCTTTAGGAGCAACTCCGGAAAACTTCTTCACTTCTTTGATGAAATGGTTTTGATCAGTATAATTAAGTTCGGGAAAGAGTCTTCCCTGCGCGATGTGCTCCAGAGATACTCTGAAACGTAAAATAGTAGAGTAGGCTTTTAATGATAAGCCAAGCTGTTTGGTAAAATACCGGTTGATCTGCCTGCTGCTCCATCCTGTTTTTTCAGAAAGTTCCTTTACACTCATTTCTCCTTTTGAAGCATATACCAACTCGAAAAGCCTGTGTTTTCTTTCATCTGCTTTTTGGGGAAGCAGATCTTTAATTTTTTGGGTTGCTTTTAAACAACAAAGATCAAAGTTTTGTAAATCATCAGCTTTAAAATCCCAGAATCCGTGAGAAAGCTCTTTTCCTATATTTAATAGATCAGCGATAGAAGTATTTAAGATATATTCAACAGCAATAGGTTTGAAACTGACAACAAAAGCAGTCATATGGGGAGCGATATATCTTTGCTCCGGATAAGTTTCCAACCCGAGAAGCGTTACATGAAAAGGTTCTGAATCCGACTGTGAGAAGAACAAATCAACTCTTCCGTCAGGAATAATCACAACTTCTTTAGCTTCACCTGAAAGGTTTTGAAACGTTCCCAGATTTTCAACAAAATCAGCAATCTCTTTGTCGGGTTCGATGAAGTTATAATAAAAGTCGTTGTCCATATTTATGCCTGCAGAATGTTGCTTTTAAAGAAGAAAATTACAAAATTTGGAATAGACTGACAAAATATTCCTCATTGTACAGAATTAAAGCAAACCCTAAGATTTTAAATCCTATTTTTGTTTTGGAGAGATTTCAAAAATAAATGTATCATAGTTCTTATTCTCATGGACAAATCATCACTTAACACTTACTTTCATTCCCTTTTCAGTATCAAAGCGGAAGTGGTTGAAAAGATCACAGAAAAATTTATCCATTTTGAATTAAAAGGCAATACTATTTTGTTGGATAAGGATGCAATAAGTACTAAAACATACTTTCTGGAAAAAGGGTATGTACGTTCCTATATACTGAATGAAGATAATGAGGAAATCACAACCAATATCTATACAGCTCCTTGCTTTGTGAATGATTTTCTGTCTTTTTTCAGGCAGCAGCCCACCAAAGAAATATACCAGACAGTAACTGACTGTATTTTCTGGGAAACAGGATTGGAGAATGTACAGGACAATTTTCACAATATTCCTGAATTCAGGGAGTTCAGCCGGCTTCTTTTTGTGCTTAATTACTACAATATTCATGACAGGCTGATAGAAATGGCAAGTCAGAAAGCTTCCACAAGATATTTTAACCTGATGAAGAAAGATCCTGATATTTTTCAGCATGTTCCTTTGAAGATAATAGCTTCTTACCTGGGAATCAAAGACAGTTCCCTGAGCCGGATCAGAAGGGATATTCATAAACTTTAATTTCTTTTCATTTGTCAAGTGATATTTCAGAGATCAACCCTGATCTTTGCTAAAAATAATTTCATGAACAAAAAACATATTGTCGTTGTTGGATTAGGTGGAGTAGGCGGTTACTTTGGTTTTAAAATAAATCAGACCAATGAAACTTCCGGAAAATATACTGTTTCTTTTGTTGCCAGGGGAGAAACCTATAAAAAAGTAAAAGAAAACGGATTGACTCTGCTGTCTCCCGAACATTCCAATACTCAGACATATCCCAATGCTGTGGAAGAGAATATCAGTGATATTCAAAATCCTGATCTCGTGCTGATCTGTGTAAAGGAATATGATCTTGAGAATGTGTGTAAACAACTGCTGCCAGTCATCAATAAAGAAACCATTTTACTTCCGATGATGAACGGAGCAGATATCTATGACAGAATACGTAAAATAATTCCTGAACATACGGTTCTACCGACTTGTATCTATGTGGCTTCCCATATTAAAGAAAGGGGAATTGTGGAACATAAAGGAAAAGCCGGGA is a window from the Chryseobacterium indologenes genome containing:
- a CDS encoding tetratricopeptide repeat protein, producing MERISLIILTNKKIHSKDIKKIIACTICIGLFLCMLSCSGDSRDQERENFDTSLLNQTSDLQLSGEYEVLIRLNIKYLKKAAKMKYKAGKGLCYLNMAGVNVSAGNYDKARFFFNKAEKDLKNSENSYHKAAFYNDYSLYYSHLKLNDKAIECNNKAFYYLKQAQKTSLTQKLLPRLYVNKGIYYAWKGWFGTSLKCFNKANVLENSAYSNCMVAQYYLFVHKPDSAGIYIERADEKMLSQKTTDVESLWVYYTMGYYYNEVDNSEEAEKALRKALDINIKTRRTYSSHIKEVYKALAELYKKKNDGGKAYFYLKKYMEEEGRFDAARFTTMNKATEDFISEVKQESDWHKNDLPLFIALSISVLTFSGVYVRKIINNLRLKKNSLKEETDELKNHVETKQLEEVIELAKRNDSSFLLKFKELYPDFIKALLKINPDLENSELTFCAMLKLRFSSKEIADYTFVQHKSVQQKKYRIRKRLSIPGETDIYDFFENLTE
- a CDS encoding GNAT family N-acetyltransferase; the protein is MININYRKLLPEESKIYRAIRLESLEKFPEAFGANYQEALSIKKFRIESDIEEETPERFVYGAFAQNEIVGICTFVKNENNTGSIYQMYVKKEFQGKNIGQGLIEAVIAEACQNFNGIEIILEVTPGNDKAYNLYRKIGFEEVTSTSSEEIRMKYIPG
- a CDS encoding cupin domain-containing protein, with the translated sequence MKKTNYFITLLCITAFLSTNRTNAQSLSNNELGDIYAENIKWSAFPAFPPEARLAVLIGDPKKVAPYVVRVRVPADVILLPHKHPENRIYTVISGVFYIGIGEKFDAAQLKAYPPGSVVVLPGNTPHFHWAKSGSYETQVSAYGPLGISYMNPLDDPRNKGKQK
- a CDS encoding cysteine hydrolase family protein, translating into MEAPIYERSKTALLFIDPYNDFLSEGGKVWPRVKEVAESNNLLNNLRSIVKAVRQADIQIFIVPHKRWESTDYQYWKFPNPTQIGIMERHSFAKGSWGGEWHPDFTPQEGDIIAKEHWAQSGFANTDLDMLLKQRDITHVIAIGLLANTCVESTARFAMELGYHVTLVKDATAAFTSEMMHAAHVLNGPTYAHALLTTHELITALPAENIIGDNDVKTD
- a CDS encoding reprolysin-like metallopeptidase is translated as MKKRILFVCALASCFTVFNAQRWESVSQKSSGIREGVEVQHSYRVDLKSLREMLKNAEETGKNARPVIISLPTAEGKIEKFAVYSNPVMDQSLVDRYQLGSYVGIGVDDASKYLRFSTSPTDMQSMIIKDGIFQFIEPISADKQTYGVFYKTKEKGDVHGFECDTEHDLKEIGKLVENGKKMLSNVGITNRPTNTKYRTFRMAMAVTGEYTQFHGGTVAGAVAAINNTMTRINGVFERDFGAHFNVLDLPGIIYTDPATDFYIPQAAAGDPSLNLQLQQKLTADVGNANYDIGHVFHRNVGQSRNGNAGGIGIVCTNPATNTSLGKGAAFSMSPDPVGEVFDLMAAHEMGHQLGANHTFSMRTEASGANVEPWGGTTIMGYPGITQDNIQANMDGYFHYKSISQVLNNLESKVGCGVAVDIINNTAPVITPLANYSIPKGTAYYLDAVAVDAESDLVTYTWEQYNSVGDRNTISGDSGWGYNAEGAIARSLPGTANSRRYFPKLETVLNGVLTDKQVWETVSYIPRTLNYAVTVRDQNALRPMTSTAETVVTVGNDGPFKFSGLTTTSVLYNDASNTITWDAANTNNAPYNVVAVKIDYTTNNGATWTDLVASTPNTGSYAVQMPANVTGTVKLRISAIGNIFYAVSPAVTVGTAPTSTAVAPTGVSAIETEVLKTTARISWNKLPGATYSVNYRKVGAASWSNTTSAANSVLLSNLEDETNYEVQVAAVVNSVPGAFSTNYAFKTKGLRTGSDYCLMTTGGNGGSFNSGLVKLTLSNLAYVYTGLDVYKTYLDFSEDATKVVNLTKGTQYTASFRNLAGGNYNDWLEIWIDYNRNGVFENSEKVVTSGALPFFAAAAQAYLRDGNVTFTVPDTAYSGEKLLRMRVASTFFNAASGPCGSPTVPVTGGGIVSVGSFRDFSVKISENANLAVRDIVDTKSYEVSVYPNPADTFVEVKNLKGKADYKIYSADGRLVQEGKIDGKINVASLVKGMYVISIKDDKDTYNTKLIKK
- a CDS encoding tetratricopeptide repeat protein, producing the protein MTRIFLVVLLIILVSCHSHSKKEAEKKFDVSLLQQNEQFRVAGEYDSLINLNKKYYKLADKINYADGKALCYINLAELNISLENFQKSQILFDNAKEILDQSEDDLHKARFYNVYGRFNMELRRIDKAFQYNNEAMSLIQKSGQSELKNDLLFSIYFRQAIYFIQKKNYEKALEYFHKAKKLDNSGLTDCAIGDYVYMHKNKDSAYKYVSTAYDKANIRGKDDGIALYANTIMGEYFLTNKQYDKAEETLKKALKINEKTKRIYAYYGKYIYNDLRVLYERTGDKEKAYFYLKGYTDAYYKTNTSLLATINQDMESFITGAQKDAEHHKSKIYWIVFLSLAGLSLLGLYAWRIIRALGKRKEVLAIEAENLKIRMNDNKQEEVLELGKKNDPEFLNRFKEVYPEFIDQLLTINPNLESSELIFCAMLKLHFTSKEIASYTLVQHRSVQQKKYRIRKKLNIPGETDIYHFFDTLK